From Penicillium digitatum chromosome 5, complete sequence, one genomic window encodes:
- a CDS encoding HMG box protein, putative, with protein MSWQSAARGGFLRTLHRGALSPRTGVSDLQNQLGRICLAAHRGPTPSQFQSLFQSNSFATISTPLKTSKTPKANGSRRADKKTKKDALSEEEQEKRKIKELRAQIKELKATALITRPKKLPTSAYTLAFIEKMREIKGQYPAKEGFLIGVAHAKSLDPQDEERLQAQARANIAANAAAYDAWVKSHTPRQIRDANTARLTLSRIGDKNYASIKDDRLPKIPNSAYIIFVKDRVDTFGYQGKPGTETFGAISDEWNKLPQSEKDRYHKLQVEDRQRYEREHEEVYGVPAPKSALYKSPEDYN; from the exons ATGTCTTGGCAGTCCGCAGCTCGGGGGGGCTTCCTCCGCACCCTGCACCGCGGTGCTCTCTCTCCTCGTACTGGCGTGAGCGACTTGCAGAATCAGCTTGGTCGCATCTGTCTGGCAGCTCACCGTGGTCCGACACCTTCACAATTCCAATCTCTGTTCCAATCTAACTCATTCGCGACTATCTCAACCCCTCTCAAGACGAGCAAGACACCCAAAGCGAATGGGTCTAGAAGGGCCGATAAAAAAACGAAGAAGGATGCCCTCAGCGAGGAAGAACAggaaaaaaggaagatcaagGAACTTCGGGCTCAGATAAAAGAGCTCAAGGCGACTGCCCTGATCACGCGGCCCAAAAAGCTGCCCACTTCTGCCTACACTCTAGCTTTCATTGAGAAGATGCGCGAGATCAAAGGTCAATACCCGGCTAAGGAAGGATTCTTAATTGGTGTGGCGCATGCGAAATCCCTTGATCCTCAAGATGAGGAG AGACTCCAAGCTCAGGCCAGAGCGAACATAGCCGCTAACGCCGCTGCCTACGACGCGTGGGTCAAGTCACACACACCTCGCCAGATCAGGGATGCCAACACTGCCCGCCTAACTCTTTCACGAATTGGCGACAAGAACTATGCTTCCATCAAAGATGACCGCTTGCCCAAAATACCCAACTCCGCATACATTATATTCGTGAAGGACCGTGTCGATACCTTTGGCTACCAGGGAAAGCCTGGCACAGAGACTTTTGGAGCCATTTCAGATGAATGGAATAAACTACCCCAATCGGAGAAAGAT CGCTACCACAAGTTGCAAGTCGAAGATCGCCAACGGTATGAGAGAGAGCACGAGGAGGTGTACGGAGTCCCAGCACCCAAGAGCGCTCTGTATAAATCACCGGAAGACTACAATTGA